A region from the Pelobates fuscus isolate aPelFus1 chromosome 1, aPelFus1.pri, whole genome shotgun sequence genome encodes:
- the LOC134600943 gene encoding uncharacterized protein LOC134600943, with translation YMPECPVQLLGRDMLSKLQAQITFLPNGTTSLKFNGPSGIMTLSVPKEEEWRLYTVLTSQNPRSDETLFNIPGVWAENNPPGLARNIPPIKIELKHGVYPVSLRQYHIPQKAKKNIQSYLDKFIRYGILKFCTSPWNTPLLPVQKPGTDEYRPVQDLRAVNDAVVSIHPVVPNPYNLLALIPGGATYFTVLDLKDAFFCLRIAAESQCIFAFQWENAVTGSKRQMTWTRLPQGFKNSPTLFGSALSQDLLDFESIPGECVLLQYVDDLLIAAVTKEKCQQATHDLLHILWKAGYKVSRKKAQLCLPTVKYLGFHISEGQRIMGPERKEAVCQIPIPKNRRQVREFLGAAGFCRIWIPSYAILAKPLYAAIKGTEHDPFLWTQEQQTAFEDVKKALMSAPALGLPDHTRPFYLYVHEQRRMAVGVLTQYLGSWQRPVAYMSKQLDAVASGLPPCLRAVAAAALLVAEADKLTLGQELYVRVPHAVQTLLDYKGNHWFSNSRMTKYQAMLCENPRVHLETVNTLNPATLLPQPTESQHDCLEVMDEVFSSRPDLRDFPIQNPDVQYYTDGSSYVKEGIRYAGYAVTTIDKVIEARPLAKGTSAQKAELIALTRALQLAEGLRVNIYTDSKYAFLTTHAHGALYKERGLLNSEGKEIKYAAEILQLLEAVWEPKEVGIIHCRAHLRGDGDVTKGNRMADSAAKRAADFTVMPKSGGHRYLLVIVCTYSGWVEACPTRTEKAGEVVRFLLREIIPPYGLPCSIGSDNGPAFVHQCLQQLTHMLGIKWRLHTAYRPQSSGKVERMNRTIKNQLAKMCQETQLKWNVLLPIALLRIRSTPTRRMGLSPFEIMYGRPPPVLGNLRGGLESLGKTMEEVQKWVQDRLPVNIYPPVHSYHPGDQVWIKEWNNVPLGPKWRGPYVVLLSTPTAIKVAEVTPWIHHSRVK, from the exons tatatgcctgaatgtccagtccaattgctgggacgtgatatgctatcaaaattacaagcgcagattacgttcctaccaaatggaacaacatccttaaagtttaatggaccttcaggtattatgactttatccgtaccaaaggaagaagagtggcgactttatacagtgttgactagccaaaaccctaggagtgatgagacattgtttaacataccaggagtttgggcagagaacaacccaccaggactggcccgcaatattccaccaataaaaattgaactgaaacatggggtttatccagtgagcctaagacaatatcacattccgcagaaggctaagaagaacatccaatcctatctggataagttcatacggtatggtatcctaaaattctgtacttccccctggaacaccccattgctgcctgttcaaaagcccggtacagatgagtatcgacctgtacaggacttaagagcagtcaatgatgcggttgttagcatacatccagttgtacccaatccatataacctgcttgctttaattccgggcggggctacttacttcacagtcttagatctcaaagatgccttcttttgcctccgaattgccgcagaaagccaatgtattttcgctttccaatgggagaacgctgtaacgggctcaaaacgccaaatgacttggacaagactgccccaagggtttaaaaattcacctaccctatttggttcagctctaagtcaagatctactggatttcgagtctatcccaggagaatgtgtattgttacaatatgtagatgacttgttgatagcagcagttacaaaagaaaaatgtcagcaagcaacgcacgatctactacatattctctggaaggcaggatacaaggtgtccaggaagaaggctcagttgtgtttgccaactgtcaagtatctgggattccatatctctgaaggtcaaaggattatggggccagagagaaaagaagctgtctgccaaataccaatacccaagaatagaagacaagtgcgagaattcttgggggcagcaggcttctgtaggatatggattcccagctatgcgatactggcaaaacctctgtacgcagccatcaaaggtacagagcacgaccccttcttatggacccaagaacagcaaacggcatttgaagatgtgaagaaggctttgatgagtgccccagcattaggtctacctgatcacacacgaccattctacttatatgtacacgagcaaagaagaatggctgtgggagtattgacacagtacttgggatcatggcaaagacctgttgcctacatgtctaagcaactggatgcagtggccagcggacttccaccttgtctaagagccgtagctgcagccgccctgctagtagctgaagccgataaactcactctgggtcaagaactttatgtacgagtcccacatgcagtacagacgttgttggattacaaaggaaatcattggtttagtaacagccgtatgaccaagtatcaagcaatgttgtgtgaaaacccaagagtgcatttagagactgtaaacaccttaaatccagctacccttttgccgcaacctactgaaagtcaacatgattgtttggaagtaatggatgaagtattttcaagtagaccagatcttcgtgattttcccatccagaaccccgatgttcaatattacaccgacggcagtagttatgtgaaagaagggatccgctatgcaggatatgcagtgacaacaatagacaaggtgatagaagctcggccactggcgaaaggaacatcagcacaaaaggcagaattaatagcactaacacgagcgttacaattggctgaaggtttaagagtaaatatctatacggactctaagtatgcgtttttaaccactcatgcccacggagctttgtataaagaaagaggactactgaattcagaaggcaaagaaatcaagtacgcagctgaaatcctacaactattggaagcagtgtgggagccgaaagaagtcggtatcatacattgtcgagcgcatctgagaggagatggtgatgtaaccaagggaaatcggatggcagatagtgcagctaagcgtgctgct gactttacagtaatgcctaaatcgggtggacatcgttacctgttggtaattgtgtgcacctattcaggctgggtagaagcatgtcctactcgtacagagaaagcaggagaagttgtaagattcctgctacgagaaataatacccccatatggactaccctgttctataggatcggacaatggtccagcttttgttcatcagtgcctacaacaactgactcatatgcttggtataaagtggaggcttcatactgcatatagaccccagagttctggtaaggtagagagaatgaatagaactataaagaaccagttggctaaaatgtgtcaggaaacccaacttaagtggaacgttctcttacccatagctttattgcgaatccgcagtacccctaccagaaggatgggcctctctccttttgaaatcatgtatgggcgaccacctcccgtacttggtaacttaagggggggacttgagtca ttgggtaagactatggaggaggtacagaaatgggtacaagatagattacctgtgaatatttatccccctgttcatagttatcatccaggagaccaagtgtggattaaagagtggaataatgtaccgttagggcccaagtggagaggtccttatgttgttcttttgtctacccctacagcgataaaagtagccgaagtaactccgtggatacatcactccagggttaaa